A genome region from Corynebacterium uberis includes the following:
- a CDS encoding PhnE/PtxC family ABC transporter permease — protein MYSLGINAAALARSGTNAVAFVRRLVPLDFPGFAETAQLVGQTLAIVIAATAVSVALSLPVALLAARATTPAPWARRGARAVIVGCRAVPDLILAIIFVRAFGLGATAGVLAMGIHSVGMVAKLYADAIEDLDPSARRGVAATGASRAQQIIAAIPQALAPQLIATALHRCDINLRTSVLLGYVGVGGIGLAIADALRVLNYQRGMALALIVLVLCIAMEMVSGVARAVLQRGGAGGVGRRGVLRGGGSAGASIRENNTTPPWTWQRSGRTAVFALVTTVVVVSFVALDSSPAQLTHGISLLPETLALLWPPTTGGAGAAIWAALLVTIQIALAATVIGMVAAVPIGILAARNVVANRAVHSFFRLLIVVVRGIPELIVAIIFVVISGLGAIAGTLALSLGAVGLLSKLVADSVEETDQRVQHAVAATGANPGQVFFAATVRQAAPALVAHILYLLDTNVRSATLLGVVGAGGVGFLLLNAARINQFGVVSAIVLIMVGIVVLIEACSMWLRAVMSARSATQSAARRASAAQHPSVTQGVKQ, from the coding sequence ATGTACTCGCTGGGCATCAATGCTGCTGCTCTGGCTCGCTCGGGCACCAACGCAGTGGCCTTTGTTCGGCGGCTTGTTCCTCTTGACTTCCCTGGGTTTGCAGAAACTGCGCAGCTTGTCGGCCAGACCCTTGCCATCGTCATCGCTGCGACAGCTGTGAGCGTGGCCCTTTCCCTCCCCGTCGCATTGCTGGCGGCGCGTGCCACCACACCGGCACCGTGGGCACGGCGCGGGGCGCGCGCAGTGATCGTTGGTTGTCGCGCTGTGCCGGACCTAATTCTGGCCATCATTTTTGTGCGCGCCTTCGGCCTGGGTGCCACCGCCGGCGTGTTGGCCATGGGCATCCACTCAGTAGGAATGGTGGCCAAACTCTACGCCGATGCCATCGAAGACCTCGATCCCAGCGCGCGCCGTGGTGTGGCGGCTACCGGTGCGAGTCGTGCCCAGCAGATCATCGCCGCGATTCCCCAGGCCTTGGCGCCACAGCTTATTGCCACGGCCCTGCACCGGTGCGACATCAATCTGCGTACGTCGGTGCTGTTGGGGTACGTCGGCGTGGGCGGAATAGGACTGGCCATCGCAGATGCACTGCGCGTGCTCAACTATCAGCGCGGGATGGCGCTCGCGCTGATTGTGCTGGTGTTGTGCATCGCCATGGAAATGGTGTCCGGAGTCGCGCGGGCGGTGCTGCAACGCGGTGGGGCTGGGGGCGTCGGCAGGCGCGGTGTGCTGCGTGGGGGCGGAAGCGCGGGGGCGTCGATACGCGAGAACAACACCACGCCGCCGTGGACGTGGCAGCGCAGTGGTCGCACCGCGGTGTTCGCGCTAGTGACAACGGTGGTCGTGGTCTCTTTCGTGGCTCTTGATTCCAGCCCGGCGCAGCTTACCCATGGAATCTCGCTGCTTCCAGAGACCCTGGCGCTATTGTGGCCGCCCACCACGGGCGGGGCGGGGGCGGCGATTTGGGCGGCGCTGCTGGTGACCATCCAGATTGCGCTGGCAGCTACCGTGATCGGAATGGTGGCCGCTGTGCCCATCGGGATCCTTGCCGCCCGCAATGTGGTGGCCAATAGGGCGGTGCACAGCTTCTTTCGGCTGCTCATCGTGGTGGTGCGCGGCATCCCAGAACTCATCGTGGCCATCATTTTCGTGGTGATCTCCGGACTGGGTGCCATAGCCGGAACGCTGGCGTTGTCCCTCGGCGCGGTGGGGTTGCTGTCCAAGCTGGTCGCTGACTCTGTGGAAGAGACGGATCAGCGTGTGCAACACGCCGTGGCAGCCACAGGGGCCAATCCCGGACAAGTGTTTTTTGCTGCCACGGTGCGCCAGGCTGCCCCCGCGCTGGTCGCGCACATTCTCTATCTGCTGGACACCAACGTGCGCTCGGCCACCCTGTTGGGCGTGGTGGGCGCCGGCGGCGTGGGTTTCCTGCTGCTCAACGCTGCACGCATCAATCAATTCGGGGTGGTCTCCGCCATCGTGCTGATCATGGTTGGCATCGTGGTGCTCATTGAGGCGTGCTCGATGTGGCTGCGCGCGGTCATGTCGGCGCGATCTGCCACGCAATCCGCCGCACGTCGGGCGAGTGCGGCCCAACATCCCTCAGTTACCCAAGGAGTAAAGCAATGA
- a CDS encoding phosphate/phosphite/phosphonate ABC transporter substrate-binding protein has protein sequence MSHTRWLTGCLALATTTALASCASTPTDAPTTITFAAVPAESAMSLEQSFGHLTALLEKETGAKVEFHNASDYAAVIEGMRAGQIDIASLGPFSYVIAKGTGMDLNPVAAASHAKDQAPSYTSRAYVKTGSAIQSLKQAEGHRVCLVDKASTSGYLVPLKGFMDAQIDPNTGIEQVLSGGHDAALLGLKSGNCDVAFAHDAMATTLEKSGQLRAGEIQEIWKSEPIPEDPLTVNNSTLTPQLREKITTVLREQATKPALVEAGICPSEHDCELPEETEYGYLPVDDSSFDPIRDLCTTTKAEACRGLV, from the coding sequence ATGTCCCACACCCGCTGGCTGACCGGATGCCTGGCACTGGCAACCACCACAGCACTAGCCAGCTGTGCATCAACACCCACCGACGCGCCCACCACCATCACCTTTGCCGCCGTTCCCGCGGAATCTGCCATGAGCTTGGAACAAAGCTTTGGGCACCTCACAGCCCTATTGGAAAAGGAAACCGGTGCGAAGGTGGAATTTCACAACGCATCGGACTACGCCGCCGTCATCGAAGGCATGCGCGCAGGCCAGATCGATATAGCCTCACTCGGGCCGTTTTCCTACGTCATTGCCAAAGGCACCGGGATGGACTTAAACCCAGTAGCCGCCGCCTCCCACGCCAAGGACCAGGCGCCCTCCTACACTTCCCGGGCCTACGTGAAAACAGGCTCCGCCATCCAGTCGCTCAAACAGGCCGAAGGTCACCGGGTCTGTTTGGTGGACAAGGCGTCTACCTCCGGATACCTCGTCCCCCTCAAAGGTTTCATGGACGCACAGATAGACCCCAACACCGGCATTGAGCAGGTGCTCAGCGGTGGGCACGACGCCGCGCTGCTGGGTCTGAAATCCGGCAACTGCGATGTCGCCTTCGCGCATGACGCCATGGCCACCACGCTGGAAAAGTCCGGGCAGTTACGCGCAGGTGAGATCCAGGAGATCTGGAAGTCAGAACCCATCCCGGAAGACCCCTTGACCGTGAATAATTCCACGCTGACCCCACAGCTGCGCGAGAAGATCACCACCGTGCTGCGCGAACAGGCCACCAAGCCGGCCTTAGTTGAGGCGGGAATCTGCCCGAGCGAACACGACTGCGAGCTGCCGGAAGAAACCGAGTATGGCTACCTGCCGGTTGACGATTCCTCCTTCGACCCCATCCGTGACCTGTGCACGACAACCAAGGCGGAGGCGTGCCGTGGCCTTGTCTAA
- a CDS encoding multicopper oxidase family protein: MMNIQRRSFLKGAAFLAATVAAGPLIVACGSKHKQATPRGYDGARRALPIPPLLDGSVVAGVRTFDLHAGEAQAQILPDVTTPAWGFNGGHLGPTLHLRRGEQVQVNVHNGLKEMTTIHWHGMKLPAIADGGPHQPIEPGDSWSPTWKVEQPAATLWYHPHPHERTALHAYRGLAGLIVIDDDTSAKVDLPHNYGVDDIPVAIMDQKFNEDGTLNEESDPDLGLKGDTPTLNGITNAEFTATTRRVRLRLLDASTMRFFNLRFSDGRSFHVVATDSGLLDKPLEVDHLRITPGERAEIVVDLDEGKDLTLQATPFEDNFGVPDDEYTLDFGLQDSFDLLLIHGPESAPAPAALPAVLEPAAAKPLDINGAVEREFVLNTFEINGQSMDMSRVDLTIDRKAPEIWTVTNENPDWIHNFHIHDAAFKVLSMEGTDVDVFTDGWKDTVGLPPGATAKLAVTFGYYPDPKWAYMYHCHMLLHEDSGMMGQFVITEPGQKAALAAPMAGEHHHHGH; the protein is encoded by the coding sequence ATGATGAACATCCAGCGCAGGTCCTTCCTCAAGGGCGCAGCATTTCTTGCCGCTACCGTCGCCGCCGGTCCGTTGATCGTCGCCTGCGGGTCCAAGCACAAGCAGGCCACCCCGCGCGGCTATGACGGCGCCCGCCGCGCACTGCCCATCCCCCCGCTTCTCGACGGCTCCGTGGTCGCCGGAGTGCGCACCTTCGACCTCCATGCGGGGGAGGCCCAGGCGCAGATCCTCCCGGACGTCACCACGCCCGCCTGGGGCTTCAACGGCGGCCACCTAGGCCCCACCCTGCACCTGCGCCGCGGGGAGCAGGTGCAGGTCAACGTCCATAATGGGCTGAAAGAGATGACCACCATCCACTGGCACGGCATGAAGCTGCCCGCCATTGCCGATGGCGGCCCCCACCAGCCCATCGAGCCGGGAGATTCCTGGTCCCCGACCTGGAAGGTCGAGCAGCCCGCGGCCACGCTGTGGTACCACCCCCACCCCCACGAGCGCACCGCCCTGCACGCCTACCGGGGATTGGCCGGGCTGATTGTCATTGACGATGACACCTCCGCCAAGGTCGACCTGCCGCACAACTACGGCGTGGATGACATCCCCGTGGCCATCATGGACCAAAAGTTCAACGAGGACGGCACCCTCAACGAGGAATCCGACCCCGACCTTGGCCTCAAGGGAGACACCCCCACCCTCAACGGGATCACCAACGCCGAATTCACGGCAACCACCCGCAGGGTCCGCCTGCGCCTCCTCGACGCGTCCACCATGCGCTTTTTCAACCTGCGCTTCTCCGACGGGCGCTCCTTCCACGTGGTGGCCACAGACTCCGGGCTCCTAGACAAGCCCCTTGAGGTCGACCACCTGCGCATCACCCCAGGCGAGCGCGCCGAAATCGTGGTGGACCTTGACGAGGGCAAGGACCTCACCCTCCAGGCCACCCCCTTCGAGGACAACTTTGGCGTCCCGGATGACGAGTACACCCTCGACTTTGGCCTCCAGGACAGCTTTGACCTGCTGCTCATCCACGGCCCCGAATCCGCACCGGCCCCCGCCGCGCTGCCCGCAGTCCTCGAGCCCGCCGCCGCCAAACCGCTGGACATCAACGGCGCCGTCGAGCGCGAATTCGTGCTCAACACCTTTGAAATCAACGGCCAAAGCATGGACATGTCTCGCGTGGACCTCACCATCGACCGCAAGGCTCCGGAAATCTGGACAGTCACCAACGAAAACCCCGACTGGATCCACAACTTCCACATTCACGACGCCGCCTTCAAGGTGCTGTCCATGGAGGGTACCGACGTCGACGTGTTCACCGACGGCTGGAAGGACACCGTGGGCCTGCCCCCGGGAGCCACCGCCAAGCTGGCCGTCACCTTCGGCTACTACCCGGACCCCAAGTGGGCCTACATGTACCACTGCCACATGCTGCTCCACGAGGACTCCGGGATGATGGGCCAGTTTGTCATCACCGAGCCCGGCCAGAAGGCCGCACTCGCCGCCCCCATGGCCGGCGAGCATCACCACCACGGGCACTAG
- the phnC gene encoding phosphonate ABC transporter ATP-binding protein, whose amino-acid sequence MPADYQRDLDAVYPVQLNGLTKAYGQVTALNDITVGFRTGSVTAVLGLSGSGKSTLLSHINGMATPTRGTVRVLGHEVNALRGRPLRRLRRDVGMIFQSFNLVGPMSVLENVCTGALGRLRGPRISLMMYPRAVREEAMANLERVGLSSHAHQRADTLSGGQQQRVAIARALMQHPRILLADEPVASLDPVSAQEVMGLITHISREDDLTVIMSLHQVQLALDVAQRVIGLRGGHLVLDQRTDTLTAAQASQIYSAVASTQTAEVPAQ is encoded by the coding sequence CTGCCCGCGGACTACCAACGTGACCTCGACGCGGTCTATCCCGTGCAGCTCAACGGCCTGACCAAGGCGTACGGGCAGGTCACCGCTCTCAATGACATCACGGTGGGCTTCCGTACTGGGTCCGTCACCGCGGTGCTTGGGTTGTCAGGATCCGGCAAATCCACGCTCTTATCCCACATCAATGGCATGGCCACCCCCACCCGGGGAACCGTCCGGGTGCTCGGCCATGAGGTCAATGCTCTGCGTGGCCGCCCGCTGCGGCGGCTGCGCCGCGATGTGGGCATGATCTTTCAGAGCTTTAACCTGGTTGGCCCCATGAGCGTGCTAGAAAACGTGTGTACCGGCGCGTTGGGCAGGCTGCGCGGTCCCCGCATTAGCCTCATGATGTACCCGCGGGCCGTGCGCGAAGAGGCGATGGCCAATCTTGAACGGGTGGGCCTGTCCAGCCACGCACACCAGCGCGCGGACACGCTCTCCGGCGGCCAGCAGCAGCGCGTGGCCATCGCCCGCGCGCTCATGCAGCATCCTCGCATTTTGCTTGCCGACGAACCCGTCGCTTCCCTTGACCCCGTCTCCGCACAGGAGGTCATGGGGCTGATCACTCACATCAGCCGCGAGGATGACCTCACCGTCATCATGTCCTTGCACCAGGTCCAGCTCGCTCTCGATGTTGCGCAGCGCGTCATCGGATTGCGCGGTGGCCACCTGGTGCTTGACCAGCGCACGGACACTCTCACCGCCGCGCAGGCCAGCCAGATCTACAGTGCGGTGGCCAGCACGCAGACAGCTGAGGTGCCCGCGCAGTGA
- a CDS encoding thiol-disulfide oxidoreductase DCC family protein, which yields MPIPPSGSPRVVFYYDATCGLCVRSARWVQAVDRRGRVQFLALDSPGALAALGITQQQAQATAWVMRGTERLRGAGAVNAVLDALVSAHFRGFSAIYRVPGIRFLEDRAYRWVAEHRHLFPGARSWCDGQRGVCAR from the coding sequence ATGCCGATCCCACCCTCCGGGAGTCCTCGGGTGGTGTTCTACTATGACGCCACCTGCGGGCTATGCGTGCGTTCGGCACGGTGGGTCCAGGCCGTGGATCGGCGGGGACGCGTGCAGTTTCTTGCCCTGGATAGCCCCGGTGCCCTAGCAGCGCTGGGAATCACACAGCAGCAGGCTCAGGCCACCGCGTGGGTGATGCGCGGCACTGAGCGGCTGCGCGGTGCCGGTGCGGTCAATGCTGTATTGGATGCGCTGGTCAGTGCGCATTTTCGGGGCTTTAGCGCCATCTACCGCGTGCCTGGTATTCGTTTCCTGGAGGATCGGGCGTATCGGTGGGTGGCGGAGCATCGGCATCTATTTCCCGGTGCACGGTCGTGGTGCGATGGGCAGCGGGGAGTGTGTGCGCGATAG
- a CDS encoding TIGR03364 family FAD-dependent oxidoreductase, whose translation MTTHTVAAHSAQPTTDLLIVGAGIIGLATAFCALGEGRTVRIVDAAGGSAGAVGASIQNFGHACVTAQSDLIQPVAQASRAGWLRAAAAAGFWAREAGTWVPAVTEVEAQVLDEFAHHRGSQQVRLIGRDDVAAALGNPDLAAVSGAHFPRDLRVNPREVVPVLTRYLADQGVEFVWNARALHVGDGTVETTAGTYAGTQVVVAPGHQLSGLFPQLAQRHQVRVCELVMSMIRRPAHTPEDLSVLTGTSLARYDGIAAMPSVTALREELVQREPRLVDCVANLMMTGTADHVLIGDSHAYSQAPDPFIDAEIAQLLLDRGCAYLGIEKPCVVQRWKGIYADSTQTNLVLERPDAATTVAVVTSGIGMTLSFGIAELILSGGNVAGF comes from the coding sequence ATGACTACTCACACTGTGGCTGCACACTCTGCGCAGCCAACTACTGACCTACTCATCGTCGGCGCCGGAATTATCGGCTTGGCCACTGCCTTTTGTGCCCTTGGGGAAGGCCGCACGGTCCGCATCGTCGACGCCGCCGGAGGGTCTGCTGGCGCCGTTGGCGCCTCCATTCAAAACTTTGGTCATGCCTGTGTGACCGCCCAGTCGGACCTCATCCAACCGGTGGCACAGGCCTCCCGTGCAGGCTGGCTGCGCGCCGCTGCGGCAGCTGGCTTCTGGGCCCGTGAGGCGGGCACGTGGGTTCCGGCCGTCACAGAAGTAGAAGCCCAGGTGCTCGATGAATTTGCCCACCACCGTGGCAGCCAGCAGGTGCGGCTGATCGGCCGTGACGACGTTGCTGCTGCGCTGGGGAATCCTGACCTTGCAGCCGTCTCAGGCGCGCACTTCCCGCGCGACCTGCGAGTCAATCCCCGCGAGGTGGTCCCGGTCCTCACACGCTACCTGGCCGACCAGGGCGTGGAATTCGTGTGGAATGCCCGTGCCCTGCACGTTGGTGATGGCACCGTGGAGACCACCGCGGGCACGTACGCAGGCACCCAGGTGGTTGTCGCACCTGGACACCAGTTGTCTGGGCTTTTTCCCCAGTTGGCGCAGCGTCACCAGGTGCGGGTGTGCGAGCTGGTCATGTCCATGATCCGGCGGCCCGCCCACACTCCGGAGGACTTGAGTGTGCTCACCGGGACCTCGTTGGCGCGCTATGACGGCATCGCCGCCATGCCCAGCGTGACGGCGCTGCGCGAGGAGCTTGTCCAGCGCGAGCCGCGCTTAGTGGATTGCGTGGCTAACCTCATGATGACGGGTACAGCTGACCACGTGCTCATTGGTGATTCGCACGCCTACTCGCAGGCTCCGGATCCCTTCATCGACGCGGAGATCGCGCAGCTGCTGCTCGATCGCGGATGTGCGTATCTGGGCATTGAAAAGCCCTGTGTGGTGCAGCGATGGAAGGGCATCTACGCCGATAGTACCCAGACCAACCTGGTGCTGGAGCGCCCGGATGCAGCCACGACCGTGGCGGTGGTGACCTCCGGGATCGGCATGACGCTGTCTTTTGGTATCGCGGAATTGATCCTGAGTGGCGGCAATGTTGCGGGCTTCTAG
- the glmU gene encoding bifunctional UDP-N-acetylglucosamine diphosphorylase/glucosamine-1-phosphate N-acetyltransferase GlmU, with protein sequence MSPNRKAGGLPVPTENNTEFTPPSCAVIVLAAGAGTRMKSATQKTLHEIGGRTLLSHSLHAAAGMDPTSIVAVVGHQRDQVTPAVEKVAQELNRPVAVAIQEEQKGTGHAVQCALGQLDGFSGTVIVTNGDVPLLRPETLARLARAHTQSPTAVTVLTLELDDPTGYGRIVRNEAGEVTAIVEQKDASDAEKAIHEVNSGVFAFDADVLRDALGRITADNAQGELYLTDVLAIARGDGLAVRAHVAEDSEELAGVNDRVQLAAAGKVLNRRTVEAAMRGGATIIDPDTTFIDVTVSVGQDVTIEPGTQLRGTTTIADGATIGPDTTLVDMTIGAGASVVRTHGLSSEIGPNATVGPFTYIRPGTVLGEDGKLGGFVEAKNAQIGRGSKVPHLTYVGDATIGEESNIGASSVFVNYDGVNKHHTTVGSHVRTGSDTMFIAPVTVGDGAYSGAGTVIRQDVPAGALVVSGGPQRIIEGWVEKKRPGSPAAQAAQRARSASESHSGTDQEG encoded by the coding sequence ATGAGTCCCAACAGGAAGGCAGGCGGTCTACCAGTGCCCACCGAGAACAACACAGAATTCACTCCGCCCTCCTGCGCGGTGATCGTCCTCGCCGCAGGTGCGGGCACCCGCATGAAGTCAGCCACCCAAAAGACGTTGCACGAAATCGGGGGACGCACCCTGCTGTCCCACAGCCTGCACGCCGCCGCGGGGATGGACCCCACCAGCATCGTCGCCGTGGTGGGCCACCAGCGCGACCAGGTCACCCCCGCGGTCGAGAAGGTGGCCCAGGAGCTGAATCGTCCGGTGGCCGTTGCCATCCAGGAGGAACAAAAGGGCACCGGGCACGCCGTACAGTGCGCGCTAGGCCAGCTCGACGGGTTTAGCGGGACAGTGATTGTGACCAACGGTGACGTGCCGCTGCTGCGCCCGGAGACGCTGGCCAGGCTGGCCCGCGCCCACACCCAGTCCCCCACCGCGGTGACCGTTCTGACGCTGGAGCTTGATGATCCCACCGGCTACGGACGCATCGTGCGCAACGAGGCCGGCGAGGTGACCGCCATCGTGGAACAAAAGGACGCCTCCGACGCAGAAAAAGCCATCCACGAAGTCAACTCCGGCGTGTTTGCCTTCGACGCAGACGTGCTGCGCGACGCACTCGGCCGGATCACCGCCGACAACGCCCAAGGCGAGCTCTACCTCACCGACGTGCTGGCCATCGCCCGCGGCGACGGACTTGCCGTACGCGCGCACGTGGCCGAAGACTCGGAAGAACTCGCCGGGGTCAATGACCGCGTCCAGCTCGCCGCGGCGGGCAAGGTGCTCAACCGCCGCACCGTCGAAGCGGCCATGCGCGGGGGTGCCACCATCATCGACCCTGACACCACCTTCATCGACGTGACCGTGAGCGTGGGCCAGGACGTCACCATCGAGCCCGGCACCCAACTGCGCGGGACCACCACCATCGCCGACGGCGCCACCATTGGGCCGGATACCACCCTGGTAGACATGACCATCGGCGCGGGCGCATCCGTCGTGCGCACCCACGGGCTGTCCTCTGAGATTGGCCCGAACGCCACCGTGGGCCCGTTTACCTATATCCGCCCCGGCACCGTCCTGGGCGAAGACGGCAAGCTCGGCGGGTTCGTGGAAGCCAAGAACGCCCAGATCGGGCGCGGCTCCAAGGTGCCCCACCTGACCTATGTGGGCGACGCCACCATCGGTGAGGAATCCAACATCGGAGCCTCCAGCGTTTTTGTCAACTATGACGGGGTGAACAAACACCACACCACGGTGGGCTCCCACGTGCGCACCGGCTCGGACACCATGTTCATCGCCCCGGTCACCGTGGGTGACGGGGCCTACTCCGGGGCGGGTACAGTGATCAGACAGGACGTCCCGGCCGGTGCGCTGGTGGTCTCCGGTGGACCACAGCGCATCATTGAGGGATGGGTGGAAAAGAAGCGTCCGGGAAGCCCGGCCGCGCAGGCCGCCCAGCGGGCCCGCTCCGCATCCGAGTCACACTCCGGCACCGACCAGGAAGGCTAA
- a CDS encoding HAD family hydrolase, with translation MNKYQLVVCDMAGTTINDRDEVYRVLRAATEREGARLSDAQFQEHMGTEKRDAITQLLRIGGIEPTQELVGQAFAWFTAELRRTYQQTPPEPLEGVAPALRRLRGAGVTVALTTGFSREITDIILAGLGWEPGAPDSVIDISVAGDEVAHGRPAPDMIERAMSIAGITDPSEVLSCGDTQADVRSAQRAGVTAVGVLTGHLSREDFAALDTAVVLESAADLPELVIG, from the coding sequence ATGAACAAATACCAGCTTGTTGTCTGCGACATGGCCGGAACTACCATCAACGATCGCGATGAGGTCTACCGCGTCCTGCGTGCGGCCACCGAGCGCGAAGGGGCCCGGTTGAGCGATGCTCAGTTCCAGGAACACATGGGCACAGAAAAGCGCGACGCCATCACGCAACTGCTGCGCATCGGAGGTATTGAGCCTACGCAAGAGCTGGTGGGCCAGGCCTTCGCGTGGTTCACCGCCGAGCTGCGCCGCACCTACCAACAGACCCCACCCGAGCCGCTCGAAGGGGTAGCCCCAGCTCTGCGGAGGCTGCGGGGCGCTGGCGTGACTGTGGCGCTGACCACCGGGTTTTCCCGCGAGATCACCGACATCATCCTCGCCGGGCTGGGATGGGAGCCGGGCGCGCCGGACAGCGTCATAGACATCAGTGTGGCTGGTGACGAAGTCGCCCACGGCCGGCCCGCCCCGGACATGATTGAGCGTGCCATGAGCATCGCCGGGATCACGGATCCGAGCGAGGTGCTCAGCTGCGGCGATACCCAGGCGGACGTGCGCTCCGCCCAGCGCGCCGGCGTCACCGCAGTCGGCGTGCTGACCGGTCACCTCAGCCGCGAGGACTTTGCCGCCCTGGATACTGCGGTGGTGCTCGAATCTGCCGCCGACCTGCCCGAATTGGTCATCGGTTGA
- a CDS encoding GntR family transcriptional regulator yields MATPPVQRYMEIAAQLRHDIRSGTLSPGDPLPSEAQLCEQFNAARGTVRQAVGILRQEGMVSSGQGRRTRVIDTLPTQSFDHLFSFTQWCQASGVTPGQQTQWVTRTKADPSLAASLELADAAPVVSVLRLRLMDGTPAMVERLNYPLEFGQHVLSFDPDSGSIYQRLVDCGVPIDRATRTIDALPADPTDAELLRVPTGTALLRVRRRAFTPDGAVIESSDDRYLFDKASITTTVSRHAPSPVAMVCPPQAG; encoded by the coding sequence GTGGCCACCCCACCTGTCCAGCGATACATGGAGATCGCCGCGCAGCTACGCCATGACATCCGTTCGGGAACCCTGTCCCCCGGCGATCCACTGCCCTCTGAGGCCCAGTTGTGTGAACAATTCAACGCCGCCCGAGGCACAGTCCGCCAGGCCGTGGGAATCCTGCGCCAGGAAGGCATGGTCTCTTCCGGGCAGGGACGGCGCACCCGCGTCATAGACACCCTGCCCACGCAGTCCTTTGATCACCTGTTTTCCTTCACCCAGTGGTGTCAGGCGTCCGGGGTCACACCAGGCCAGCAGACCCAGTGGGTCACCCGTACCAAGGCCGATCCCAGCCTGGCCGCTTCCCTTGAGCTTGCCGACGCCGCCCCCGTCGTCAGCGTCCTGCGGCTGCGACTCATGGACGGCACCCCGGCCATGGTGGAACGCCTCAACTATCCGCTCGAGTTCGGCCAACACGTCTTGAGCTTCGATCCCGATTCTGGGTCCATTTACCAGCGACTCGTGGACTGCGGGGTGCCCATCGATCGCGCCACCCGCACTATCGACGCGCTGCCTGCCGACCCCACGGATGCTGAACTCCTGCGCGTTCCTACCGGTACTGCCCTGCTGCGCGTACGCCGCCGAGCGTTCACCCCCGACGGTGCGGTCATCGAGTCCTCCGATGACCGCTACCTCTTTGACAAGGCCAGCATCACCACCACGGTCTCCCGGCACGCCCCCTCCCCCGTGGCCATGGTCTGCCCGCCACAGGCAGGGTAG
- a CDS encoding alcohol dehydrogenase catalytic domain-containing protein, with the protein MRAQAQLWSGGRSFSLIDAPLPTLSAGEVLVALTAATVCGSDRHTISGRRSAACPSILGHEGAGVVVESRRDGVRAGDAVVLGVTSSCGTCPRCRRGLAAKCLHVRKVGHERFDPADTWVLSGTYATHVVAPAGLPVAFAPHGLPLGAAATAGCAVATVMAMLEAAGQLRGRRVLVMGLGLLGLCAAQAALHAGAHGVHGADPDPAARSCAAGMGVTVSADVPESCWDIAFELSGSQAGARSCVMALDVGGTAVLAGTVAPVGTIDVDPEWIVRGWRTVTGVHNYQPCHLTQAVEFLDGPGRGLPWDTILGRRYGLADLPRAFAEATGLRAVVEF; encoded by the coding sequence ATGCGCGCCCAGGCTCAACTATGGAGCGGAGGGCGCAGCTTCTCGCTTATCGACGCCCCCCTTCCCACACTGTCCGCAGGCGAAGTGCTGGTAGCACTCACGGCGGCGACGGTGTGCGGATCAGACCGTCACACGATCTCCGGACGCCGCAGCGCCGCGTGCCCCTCGATTCTTGGACACGAAGGCGCCGGGGTAGTGGTGGAGTCGCGCCGCGATGGAGTGAGAGCCGGTGATGCTGTGGTCCTGGGTGTAACGAGTTCGTGCGGGACTTGCCCGCGGTGTCGCCGCGGCCTGGCGGCCAAGTGCCTACACGTGCGCAAGGTCGGCCACGAGCGCTTCGATCCCGCAGATACCTGGGTGCTGTCTGGAACCTACGCCACCCACGTGGTCGCCCCGGCTGGACTTCCCGTGGCTTTCGCGCCGCACGGGCTTCCACTTGGAGCCGCCGCCACCGCCGGATGCGCAGTAGCAACGGTGATGGCCATGCTGGAGGCCGCCGGGCAGCTGCGGGGGCGCCGCGTGCTGGTCATGGGATTAGGCCTGCTGGGGTTGTGTGCGGCGCAGGCGGCGCTGCACGCTGGGGCGCACGGCGTCCATGGTGCGGATCCTGACCCTGCCGCACGCTCGTGTGCTGCCGGGATGGGTGTGACGGTGAGCGCCGACGTGCCTGAGTCCTGTTGGGACATCGCTTTTGAACTGTCCGGCTCGCAGGCTGGGGCGCGGTCCTGCGTTATGGCACTGGACGTTGGCGGCACCGCTGTGCTGGCAGGCACCGTGGCTCCCGTGGGAACCATTGACGTGGACCCGGAGTGGATAGTGCGCGGCTGGCGCACCGTCACCGGTGTGCATAACTATCAGCCCTGTCACCTCACCCAGGCAGTGGAGTTTCTGGATGGACCGGGGCGGGGACTGCCCTGGGACACCATCCTGGGGCGGCGCTACGGCTTGGCTGACCTGCCGCGCGCATTCGCAGAGGCTACGGGCCTGCGTGCGGTGGTGGAGTTCTAG